A single genomic interval of Malania oleifera isolate guangnan ecotype guangnan chromosome 13, ASM2987363v1, whole genome shotgun sequence harbors:
- the LOC131145679 gene encoding uncharacterized protein LOC131145679, translating into MRFLMGLNENFETIRTQILMYEPLPSINKVYALVLQEESYKNAGHGGSYIAKPDTVAMYANSKGNSSGNSRWNKGNNKKERPMCTHCNMFGHTIDKCFKLHGYPPGYKLKGRSSANQVSCTQGTIIENSSQSQIQCPITKAQCEQLLAFLNTRSTPSNNHHVANVSVGNGLFGLISRSASVHGVAVVTDNSSQPQAHNNYLEIMSGFMSNLFFTPNLTHSIFSTKLVNRTCFGSTNWVIDTGATNHMVDSITCFTHITATLNTHVNLPNGEIALVTHIGTVQITETLILYNDLAHWSTIGLGKECNGLYLLKESKSKFTARARKCVFLGYPFGVKGYKVLNISTRTVFMSRDVVFHEEIFPFAGDNESILDLFPFSSEVDDLANSSLGNDSFVTPMCIPENHIPCSTPINDSVSVEVPSSNSNNSSSFVIPIVTSPDIHDSTDSLIPSLPEHTVPRIVPTTPVSTTAA; encoded by the exons ATGAGGTTCCTTATGGGattgaatgaaaattttgaaaccattAGGACTCAAATTCTAATGTATGAGCCTCTCCCTTCAATTAACAAGGTTTATGCATTAGTCCTTCAAGAAGAGTCTTACAAGAATGCTGGACATGGAGGATCCTATATTGCTAAACCTGATACTGTGGCAATGTATGCAAACTCAAAGGGAAACAGCTCTGGTAATTCAAGATGGAACAAAGGAAACAACAAAAAAGAGAGACCTATGTGCACTCATTGTAACATGTTTGGGCATACTATTGATAAGTGTTTCAAGTTACACGGATACCCACCTGGTTACAAGCTAAAAGGGAGATCAAGTGCAAATCAAGTTTCTTGCACTCAAGGAACTATAATTGAGAATTCTTCCCAAAGTCAGATTCAATGTCCTATCACCAAGGCTCAATGTGAGCAGTTGTTGGCTTTTCTCAATACAAGATCAACTCCTAGTAACAATCATCATGTTGCTAATGTAAGTGTTGGTAATGGTTTGTTTGGATTGATCTCTAGATCTGCTAGTGTTCATGGTGTTGCTGTTGTGACAGACAATTCTTCCCAGCCTCAAGCACATAATAACTACCTTGAAATCATGTCAGGTTTTATGTCTAATCTTTTCTTTACTCCCAATTTGACACACTCTATTTTCTCAACCAAATTGGTTAATAGAACTTGTTTTGGATCCACTAACTGGGTCATAGACACAGGGGCTACTAACCACATGGTAGATTCAATTACTTGTTTCACACATATCACAGCCACTTTGAATACTCATGTGAATCTACCCAATGGTGAAATTGCTTTGGTCACACACATTGGGACTGTCCAAATCACTGAAACCCTTATCTTGTACAAT GACCTTGCTCATTGGAGCACGATTGGTCTGGGTAAAGAGTGCAATGGGCTCTACCTTCTGAAAGAAAGCAa GTCTAAGTTTACTGCTAGAGCTAGGAAGTGTGTGTTTCTAGGATATCCTTTTGGTGTGAAAGGTTACAAAGTCCTAAATATATCTACACGTACTGTTTTCATGTCCAGAGATGTGGTGTTTCATGAAGAAATTTTCCcttttgctggtgataatgaaTCAATTTTAGATCTTTTTCCTTTTAGTTCTGAAGTTGATGACCTTGCCAATTCCAGTTTAGGTAATGACTCATTTGTTACTCCTATGTGCATTCCTGAAAATCATATTCCTTGTTCAACTCCAATTAATGATTCTGTTTCAGTTGAGGTTCCATCTTCTAATTCTAataattcttcttcttttgtCATTCCTATTGTTACTTCCCCTGATATTCATGATTCTACTGATTCTTTGATTCCTTCTTTACCCGAACATACAGTTCCTAGAATTGTCCCAACAACACCAGTTTCTACAACAGCAGCATAA